In a single window of the Nicotiana tomentosiformis chromosome 8, ASM39032v3, whole genome shotgun sequence genome:
- the LOC138897480 gene encoding uncharacterized protein, which translates to MFKQKDLNLRQQRWLELIKDYDITILYHWGKANVVSDTLSRKAESMGSLAYLPVAQRPLSMDIQALANRFVRLDLSEPSCVLSCVVAQSSLLERIKARHFDDPHLLVLKDTVQQGSSKEVVIGDNGVMRLRGWICVPNFDGLRDLILEKAHSSRYSIHPSVPKMYCDLK; encoded by the coding sequence AtgttcaagcagaaagaccttaatttgcggcagcagagatggttagagttgataaaagactatgatatcaccatattatatcactgggggaaggccaatgtagtgtcAGATACATtaagtaggaaggctgagagcatgggcaGTTTGGCGTACTTACCAGTAGCACAGAGGCCTTTATCCATGgatattcaggctttggccaatcggtttgtgagattggatctTTCGGAGCCTAGCTGTGTTCTGTCTTGTGTTGTGGCACAATCTTCGTTGTTGGAACGTATCAAGGCTCGCcattttgatgatcctcacttattgGTGTTGAAGGATACGGTGCAGCAGGGTAGttctaaggaggttgtgattggtgataatggtgttatgcggcttcgaggctggatttgtgttccaaattttgatgggttgagagatctGATCCTTgagaaggctcacagttcgcgctaTTCTATACACCCAAGTGTCCCAAAGATGTACTGTGACTTGaaatag